One Porphyromonas pogonae genomic region harbors:
- the fabG gene encoding 3-oxoacyl-[acyl-carrier-protein] reductase: protein MKLLENKVALITGAGRGIGKAIALKYAQEGANVAITDLKIDESVEAFVKELEALGVKAKAYASNAANFEDAHKVVQEVVADFGRIDVLINNAGITRDGLMMRMTEEQWDLVINVNLKSAFNLIHAITPVMMKQKCGSIINMASVVGVSGNAGQANYSASKAGMIGLAKSVAKELGSRGIRANAIAPGFIITDMTAVLDEEVKKQWATQIPLRRGGKPEDVAGVAVFLGSDLSAYVSGQVINVCGGMNC, encoded by the coding sequence ATGAAATTATTAGAAAACAAAGTAGCGCTTATCACCGGAGCCGGAAGAGGTATCGGTAAAGCCATAGCACTTAAATATGCTCAGGAAGGAGCCAATGTAGCCATCACAGACCTCAAGATAGATGAGTCGGTAGAAGCCTTTGTAAAAGAACTCGAAGCTCTAGGTGTCAAAGCCAAAGCATACGCCTCCAATGCTGCTAATTTCGAAGATGCGCACAAAGTGGTGCAAGAAGTAGTCGCAGACTTTGGCAGGATCGATGTCCTCATCAATAATGCAGGTATCACCCGTGACGGACTGATGATGAGAATGACCGAGGAGCAATGGGATCTTGTGATCAATGTAAACCTCAAGTCGGCCTTCAATCTGATCCACGCCATTACCCCGGTGATGATGAAGCAGAAATGCGGTAGTATCATCAACATGGCTTCTGTAGTGGGAGTATCAGGCAATGCCGGACAAGCCAATTACTCGGCTTCCAAAGCCGGTATGATAGGCCTTGCAAAGAGTGTAGCCAAAGAATTGGGTTCGCGCGGTATCCGTGCCAATGCTATTGCTCCGGGCTTTATCATTACCGATATGACAGCCGTATTGGACGAAGAAGTTAAGAAACAGTGGGCTACCCAAATACCTCTGCGCCGTGGTGGTAAACCTGAGGATGTAGCAGGAGTCGCAGTCTTCTTGGGTAGTGACCTATCAGCTTACGTAAGCGGACAAGTAATCAATGTTTGCGGTGGTATGAATTGCTAA
- a CDS encoding alpha/beta fold hydrolase: protein MKNKMKTIITSTIFVIATMFAYGQSIYTKSFGNSKDMPIIFLHGGPGYNCVNFEATTAQQLADKGFFVIIYDRRGEGRSKDPNTKFTFKETFDDLNAIYKKYNLKKANLIGHSFGGVVATLFAEANPKKVQSIILVGAPVSLQETIKTIISTSKTIYQTKNDSINLNYISILENMDKNSIEYSSYSLMHAMQNGFYSTKNPTEDAKIIYSKFKTDTLLIKYASEMKYQALQGFLKNEKYTTIDLTKNLQTLLKQRIKIYGLYGKEDGLYSSQQITDLQNLIGKSNLKYFDNCSHNVFIDQQAQFIEQIKTWTK from the coding sequence ATGAAAAACAAAATGAAAACAATAATCACATCGACAATTTTTGTAATAGCAACAATGTTTGCTTACGGACAAAGTATTTACACCAAGTCATTTGGTAACAGTAAAGACATGCCAATTATTTTTCTTCATGGTGGACCAGGTTACAATTGTGTAAACTTTGAAGCTACGACTGCACAACAACTTGCTGACAAAGGGTTCTTTGTAATAATTTACGACAGACGTGGCGAAGGAAGAAGCAAAGACCCAAACACAAAGTTTACTTTTAAAGAAACATTTGACGACTTAAACGCCATATACAAAAAATACAATCTCAAAAAAGCAAATTTAATTGGTCATAGTTTTGGTGGGGTTGTTGCCACACTTTTTGCAGAAGCAAATCCTAAAAAAGTTCAATCAATTATTCTTGTAGGAGCACCCGTATCTTTACAGGAAACAATTAAGACTATAATATCAACTTCAAAAACTATTTATCAAACAAAAAACGACAGCATTAACCTAAATTATATTTCCATACTTGAAAATATGGACAAAAATTCAATTGAGTACAGTTCGTATAGTTTAATGCACGCTATGCAAAATGGATTTTACTCAACTAAAAATCCGACAGAAGATGCAAAAATCATTTATTCAAAATTCAAAACAGACACCCTTTTGATAAAATATGCTTCTGAAATGAAGTATCAAGCACTGCAAGGTTTTTTGAAAAATGAAAAATATACAACTATCGACCTTACCAAAAATTTGCAGACACTACTAAAACAGAGAATCAAAATATATGGACTTTACGGAAAAGAAGATGGACTTTACTCTTCTCAACAAATTACCGACCTACAAAACCTAATTGGTAAAAGCAACTTGAAGTATTTTGACAACTGTTCTCACAATGTTTTTATTGACCAGCAAGCACAATTTATTGAACAAATAAAAACGTGGACAAAATAA